In Candidatus Tectomicrobia bacterium, one DNA window encodes the following:
- a CDS encoding sulfite exporter TauE/SafE family protein, translating to MRDLIGQWYILLSQAAYSLYGPINGWIDTLQVPVLSAFLFGVLGSLSPCQMTGNLTAASYAAQRPGESAFALRAGALFTGGKMLAYGIFGALAFALGSTLEARSVPFVIFYRRLLGPAFILAGLYFLGAFRLRFSVGGRLSQKLQGMHRGDGAWGAGFLGFAVSFSFCPTLFLLFFGWVLPLSLKSGGGFAFPLIFGFGTAVPLLLAVGALTLGSGLAAGWTRGLPRWNAAFRRLAGVIFLLAGVHDTAVYNFL from the coding sequence ATGAGGGACCTCATCGGCCAATGGTACATCCTGCTCTCGCAGGCGGCGTATTCCCTGTACGGTCCGATCAACGGGTGGATCGATACGCTCCAGGTTCCCGTCCTGAGTGCCTTCCTCTTCGGCGTGCTGGGATCGCTCTCGCCCTGCCAGATGACGGGCAACCTGACCGCGGCCTCCTACGCCGCCCAGCGGCCGGGGGAGTCCGCCTTCGCCCTGCGTGCGGGGGCGCTGTTTACCGGGGGGAAGATGCTGGCGTACGGGATCTTCGGCGCGCTCGCGTTTGCGCTGGGTTCCACCCTCGAAGCCAGGTCGGTCCCCTTCGTCATCTTCTACCGGAGGCTGCTCGGCCCCGCGTTCATCCTGGCGGGGTTGTATTTCCTGGGGGCGTTCCGGCTGCGCTTCAGCGTGGGCGGGAGGCTCTCCCAGAAGCTTCAAGGGATGCACCGGGGAGATGGAGCCTGGGGCGCGGGCTTCCTGGGGTTCGCGGTTTCTTTCTCCTTCTGTCCCACGCTCTTCCTGCTTTTCTTCGGCTGGGTGCTGCCGCTCAGCCTGAAGAGCGGGGGAGGGTTCGCCTTCCCGCTCATCTTCGGCTTCGGGACCGCGGTGCCGCTCCTGCTCGCCGTGGGTGCCCTCACGCTCGGAAGCGGGCTCGCGGCGGGATGGACGCGAGGCTTGCCCCGGTGGAACGCGGCGTTCCGCCGGCTGGCGGGCGTGATCTTCCTGCTGGCGGGGGTTCACGACACGGCGGTTTACAACTTTCTGTAG
- a CDS encoding TlpA family protein disulfide reductase: protein MPSLGRLAREASGKGIQVLAISVGEARSQVAEFVKAEKIEAVILMDPTADAFRKYGLRGHPAVVLIDAEGRKRWVSYSFDDALKLWDEAGKDPGRFLR, encoded by the coding sequence TTGCCGTCCCTCGGGCGGCTGGCCCGGGAGGCCAGCGGGAAGGGAATCCAGGTCCTGGCGATCAGCGTGGGGGAGGCCAGGAGCCAGGTCGCGGAGTTCGTGAAAGCGGAAAAGATTGAGGCGGTCATCCTGATGGACCCTACGGCGGACGCTTTCCGGAAGTACGGCCTCCGGGGACATCCGGCCGTTGTCCTCATCGACGCCGAGGGCAGGAAGCGCTGGGTGAGCTACTCGTTCGACGACGCCTTGAAGCTCTGGGATGAGGCCGGGAAGGACCCCGGACGTTTCCTTCGCTGA